GGGATTATCTTCTTGAAGTGATGAAATGTATGGGGTTCGGTACCAAATGGTGTAAGTGGATTTCCTCGTGTCTTAAATCGGCTACAATCTCCATTCTCATAAACGGGTCTCCGACAAGTGAGTTTAATCTTAAAAGGGGCGTTCGCCAAGGTGATCCCTTATCACCTTTCCTTTTTATTATTGCAGCGGAGGGACTTAATATCCTAACGAAAAAGGCGGTTGAGAGAGGGATGTATAAAGGGGTGGAGGTGGGTAATGATAAAGTCGTCATTTCTcatttgcaatatgcggatgatacgattTTTTTTGGCGAATGGAGTAGACGTAATGCGCGAAATTTATTGTACTTGTTGGAATGTTTTGAACGGGCTTCGGGGTTGAaggttaattataataaaagtcaaTTATTTGGGATAGGCATTAGTAATGATAACGTGGAAGCTCTTGCGTCTTGGTGTTCATGTCTTGCAGGTCGGTTGCCTTTCATGTATTTGGGTATTCCCGTGGGTAATAAGATGAAGAAATTGAATGATTGGTCCCCGGTGATCGAGAAATTTAACAAGAGGTTAGCGGACTGGAGAGCAAAAATGATTTCATTCGGTGGACGGTTAACTTTAGTTAAGTCGGTTCTCTCTAGCCTACCTCTCTattacttctcgctctttcgtgcccctacttgtgtgctaaattctctcgagagtgtgagacggaaatttttttggggcgggacgggttctaactctaaaatgtcatgggttaagtgggaaaaaatccttcttcctcacaaagaaggaggtttaaatatcatgtccttaaaaagtaaaaatttagctcttctttgtaagtggtggtggaggtttaaaaccgaaactaacACTTTGTGGGTCGCCGTAATTCGTAGCATTTATGGTTCTAATGGAGGTCTTGTGCTTGGAAACGGGCTTGTCCGAAAACCAAACGCTAGCCTTTGGAATTCTATTTGTGTTGCAGGAAATCATGTGGACGGGTTAGGGATTTCTTTCTCTAAGTCTTTCATACGCTTGCTCGGGGACGGGAAAAGCACCTCTTTTTGGAATGACATTTGGGTGGGGAACGCAAGCCTCAAagacaaattcaaaagattatacaGGCTCGAGATTGACAAAGATATCAACATCAGTAACAAAACCGAAGAATTTAAGGGAGATGGGCTCGGCAATTGGGCCTATCCACCTATGGGACGAACGAATAGTGAACTAACTGAATTGCGAGATACTGTTCGGAACTTGCAGCTGATCGAAGATAAAAAAGACTGTTGGAGCTGGAATCTCAATTCGAAGGGTACATATATGGTCAAGGACTGTTCGGTTCTAGTGGACAAAGTCATCCTACCACGTGCGGTTAATTCAATTGAGTCGTTGCGAAATGGTTTGGTTCCAAAAAAAGTAGAGGTGTTTATTTGGCGGGCGAGATTAGGTCGTATACCGGTAAGGTTCGAGTTAGATAAACGGGGCATCGATTTGAACAGCGTGAGATGTCCGATTTGTGATGGTGACATTGAGACGGTGGAACATATACTTTTTTCTTGTCAAATGGCCAAAGACATATGGGCGAAAGTCCTTAAATGGTGGGGGTATAATTCGGCTTTATTCGGGTATGAGGATATTTTTAATGGTACCTTCGGCTGCGTAGCACATGATCAAAAAAGGAACCAATGGCAAGCGGTTTGTTGGGTGGTTTGTTACATTATATGGAAGAATCGAAATGCAAAGGTGTTCAAGAATAAGCTCGAGACGGTCCCATCTTTATTTAGCGAGGTTCAAGTTCTTTCATACGATTGGATTTCACGACGTTGCAAGGGTCATATTATGGATTGGCTTCAATGGTTCTCACAACCTTAGTTTCTCTCTTTtgttagttgcaatctttgcaattAGCTTAGGGCGGTGTAATTTGTTTTCTCTATTTCTTTCGTGATGTATTGTGTTGTTAAGGTTGCTCAGTCAACCATGTACTATTCGTGAATGTTTAATATAAgtccttcttgcttttcaaaaaaaaaaaagaaacaacaaTTTTACCTATCGAATTAAGAGTTGTAGAGAAACAGATCATTAACTGGAAAGTAAATAGGGCCCTTATTTATGCACGACAACAGTTCATTAATACTGTACGCAAGAAATCAACTAACACGAGATAGTAATATAGTATCACAAAAGATCCTATATCTGTACGAACCTTAATACCAGAAGGACTCTCCATGAAACTCAACTTATACGTATTAGTACGAAAACTGTGAAACGAACAACCTTGCCCCGGCAACTGAGGTACCCCAAGGTTCCCTTTATCACCACTGCACAAAACATAAACAATATCTTTTTAAACCCTAAaccgtattaataattaataaataaatacaaagtaCAAAAATTCCACAATATAAATCAGGTAACAACAACAGATCACTCACTTTATCAATTTCACAACTTCCAATTTAATAAAATTGATCATAAATCTAATTTCCTAAGTTGAATACAAACAGAAACCCTAGAATCATAAAATGAAGGAGAAGTGAACCTGGAAGGATCCATTTTGGCGGTTAGGGATTTAAGAGAGAAAAGGAGGCCAAACATGAGTTTATGATCCTGATTTGAATCGAGAGTACGAAGAGGTCGATTCCATTCCCTATAAAGTAAACAAACACCATTTCTATTGAATACGTATATCATATGCGCATTGTTTCCTGGCGCTAATGTTGGCACCGGTGGTGATGGACTAATTTCCGATCCTCCGAAAAACTGCATTCTTAATTAGGTCTATTCTTCTCAATGATTGATTTGATGAATTTTCTGATTTGTAAATTTACGGTGATCGTGGTGTATCAAATTTGCCCAGAGAGACTTATGCGGCCAGATATATGTTATTCGGGCCGGATCTGAACGGATATGGTTCGTTACCCAACTCAATCCAATCATTTCACGAGTTATGCTCACTAACGATCGTTAAGTTTTTTCCGTTAAAGTTAGTCatttatttaacgatcgttaagcTTTCCCGTTAAAATTATTCACGTAAAACTCTTAAAACTTAGTCATTTACAAAACTTAAAACTAAGCACCGTAAACTCAAAACTTAGTCTTAAATTCCATCTAATGTTTCCCTTTAGAGCACAGCAATAGAACCACAACAAACTCTTATGCAACTACCACCCGGTCACCATTGATTTTCAGGCCTCCATCTATTTTTTGATCACCTTCAGATTTTAACTCCTTCGTCAGATATAACTTTGTCTGGGTAGCGAGATTCATGATATTCATTTACGGATCTTTGATAAAAACAAAGATCGTTATTTGGGTAACGGTCATTAGTGGTGAGTACCAACAAAACACGATGCATTGACCATTCATTGGAATCTGATTAATCGACCACTTTCCAGGAATCTGATTACCAATCGTGTGAGTAAAATTTCGATTAAATAAGTCCCACATTCAGGTGTACACTTGATCTAATTAATTTGGATAATCGATTTTGTTTTTTATATGAGTAGACCTGGCAAACAAGACCCAAAGCTTAAAGAATGGGTTGATTGGGTTTACTTGAAGAACCAAATTGGTCTAAGCACATAATATAAAAAATTAATCcaagacccaaatgggtccaatCACATTATAGAAAGTTACTCGAGGACCCAAATGGGTCCAAATGGGTTTAATTCAAAAGATTTGATTTCAGAGCGCGAGTTCAAGGCGCGTTATTCGACGCGAGTTTTCGACACTCGGTTTCGACACCCGTTTTTGGCACGCGTTTTTAGCGCCCAGTTTTCGGCCCCCGTTTTCGACGCCCGGTTACGGCCCCCGTTTTCGACGCCCGGTTTCGGCCCCTGTTTTTGGACCCCGTTTTCGACGCCCGTTTTCGGCGCCCGTTTTCGACGCCCGTTTTCGACGcgcgttttcggcgcgcgttttcggccccctttttcgGCTCCCGTTTTGGATGCCCTGTTTCGGCGCCCGTTTTCGACGCCCGGTTTCGGACCTCGGTTTTTCGCCCCCGGTTTCGGCCCCCAGTAACGGCCTCGGTTTTGGCATCTTGTTCGGCGCCCTGTTTCGGTCTCCGTTTTCGGCGCCCTATTTCGGCCCCCGGTTTCGGCACCCGTTTTCGGCCCCCGTTTCAGGCCCCCAGTTTCGGCCCCCGTTTTCGGCCCCCGTTTCGGCCCCCGTTTCGGCCCCCCGGTTTCGGCTCCCGGTTTCGGCGCCCGTTTTAGGCCCCTGTTTTCGGCGCCCTGGTTCAGCGGCCTGTTTCGGCGCCCGATTTCAGGCGCCCGTTTCAGCCCCCGTTTTCGACGCCCGGTTTCGGCACCCCGTTTTCTGCGCCTGTTTTCGGCGCGTGTTTTCGGCCCCCCGTTTCGGACCCCGTTTTCGCCGCCCGGTTCCAGCACCCGGTTTCGGTGCGTCGGTTTCGACTCGCTTTTTCGACGCCCGTTTTTGACGCTCGGTTCCGGAGCCTGTagtgacccgtcataatccatccggacgaagtccatctcgattataaacgattcacaatagtgggttacattgcgaggtacttgacctctaaatgatacattttacaaatattgcattcgttttaaaagacaaactttcatttcattgaaagttgacgacatgcataccatttcataatacatctaactataattgacttaataatgatcttgatgaactcgatgacgcgaatgcaacgtcttttgaaataagtcatgaatgactccaagtaatatctttaaatgagcaaatgcacagcggaagatttctttcaaccctgagaataaacatgctttcaagtgtcaaccaaaaggttggtgagttcattagtttaacataaataatcatttcataattttaatagaccacaagatttcatatttccatttctcataaacatacgtcccatgcatagagacaaaaatatcattcatatggattgaacacctggtaaccgacattaacaagatgcatataagaatatccccatcattccgggatcctccatcggacatgatataaatttcgaagtactaaagcatccggtactttggatggggattgttgggcccaatagatctatctttaggattcgcgtcaattagggtgtctgttccctaattcttagattaccagtctaaaaggggcatattcgatttcgatcattcaaccatataatgtagtttcaattactagtGTCtagttcgtaaaacagttataaaaatagcgcatgtattctcagtcccaaaaatatatattgcgaaagcatttaaaaagggaataatgaaactcacctaatgtattttgtagtaaaaatacatatgacgatattgaacaatgcagggttggcctcggattcacgaacctatatcatttgtaaatttattaatatacataattgtaatcgaacaaatatatatccatatataaatttattagttatatctttttatcaatatgtatatgttttatatatttattttgtatataaaaacatCAATTATGTTATGTCATATATAATAAGTGtttttgtatatatgtatacatatatcatctgtttgttaaaatagtaattataacaatactaaaataatattaatttttacatttaatgattattatgataaggattttagtaattacataataatactacccatgataatataaataataatacttataatgataattataatactaataataattataatactagtaatgataaagttaatataattaattataaactgatacaagtataaattttaatgaaaatactaataaattttaatatgatagtaataatattacttaactcaacaataatactagtaatcataattgtagtttttagatattactaatattaagtgataactaatatttttttattagtaatgataataataataattctaataataataataataataataataataataataataataataataataataataataataataataataataataataataataaaaatgacagtAATAATAGttgtaacactaataatattaatcataataataatatcaataataataataagattgtaGGAATGCTACCTTAGTGTAACAAGCTTTAAAAAATATAAACGTCCTTgcacgggctcgaacccatgacctctcgaatacACAAACACACCTATACCATTAGTCCGTCTATTGCTTTCTAGATAAGTTCTCGGattaaatttatttaacccataaacTGGTCTGACTTCTTCTTCTTAactaacaatcatcatcatcaaatcatttcCCACATATAAATTTGATACTAGCCCAACACATAAACCGAAATCAAGTGGCCCAAGTAATTAATCACGGCCCAACAGAATACTTAGTCCAATTACTTAGTCCAACACCTCACTTTGAAACCTGCCCAGctctcataaaaaaaaatatagttcgCCTAGGCCGAgtttcgaactcgtgacctctcggttAATGCCAATACCCCTAACTATTACACCATTTCGGCTTTTCTTTGGTTTATACCCCAAATAAACAAGTATAAGCGATATCTAGCTGTCATCTTCTTCATTAAATTAGTCGACTAGAATAAATCAATCGTTTCCATCAAAGATCATCACCTAATGTTAGTAGCATCACAGAATtacatatatcatcatcattcaagtTACTATTCGTAGTCTTCTTCCCATCTTCATCATTCACGttttcttcatcatcatttattgTATTATCTTCGCTATCATCTTTCTTGAGATCATCTTTTTCGTTAGCGTAGCCGTAAGGTAATATGACGGACACATAAAAAAAATGTgcaggttgtggttgtggttgtgattGTCGGACAGGAATTAGACAGGAAAACGTAGGTGGTTCGTTTAAAAATCAAAGCAACAGCGGTGATGGTTCTCTGTTGAGGTTAGGAGAGAGAGAAGGGAGAGAAAAGGAAAAAAATAATGGAGTTACGGTGGTGATTCATGGTGGAATGGCGAGGTGATTATGGGTGTTGGTTGTGGTTTATGATCATGGTATGGTGACGGGTGTAGGTCTCGGTGGTGGTTTGAATAATACAGAAACACTTCGAGTTAACAATTTTGATGGTGAAGGTTGTGGCGACCCcgtcaaatcgtcattgacggcgtcggctacttaggtcccgttacgtggtcgtaggtctttaaaataacgtttgaccaaaggtATGTCGcattatttcaaaagtaaagattggtTCAAAGTTTACagaaattgttcatccaaaagtttcgttacaaagttataagtacaagtgaaacctatgcgacacagttttaaagaaagtcaaaagacgctccatgtatgcacatatactcgacatccaatgcaagtatcaaaataatgagcggaagcatgtttcacatatcgttcaaagacctgagaaaaacatagaaatctgtcaacgaaaacgttggtgaaatcataggtttaaataagtaagtgagtaaagtatgtcgaaccacaagatttgcaacattgataaaatagtagtacattctaaaagttaatattcacgagcacccaattatcaaggcttaacattccgtccgttgataccccatcataatagtgctagaacaacactgtttctcgaaaatatatttcatccgtagacggtagcgaaccgtccgagatgaggatttgtcaaacccatatggccatacaacataagttcacgcctacacttacacactgcaagagtaactaatgataatcgaattgaggattttgttctaaactcgtatgtagaatgtttgttttcctctacttgtgttcacttagttaaaaagaaatgtttatgttttctcatcccaaatgtaagttcaaaagagtaaaagtgggactatgatctcaccttgagtgcaagagttaataaagtacttcaacaagtaaacgcgtgcaaagacaaagctagtcttgacctaaacatataggttgtatcaataacggtaaacacaaacggtcaaagatgttcaattagtcctatggctcgttaggactcgattatatatagcatgtgaatcacattgtcaagtttcatgcaagatacaattaaagaatcatgttagaaagattgcataatcatttggttaagtttgacaaaaagtcaaacttgggtcgggtcaaagtcaacgaaaaagtcaacacgttcgggtcgggtcccgaactatttttctgtgctaattattcatatataagcatgttagaacaagttgcatgtgaattggaggtccatagcacgccaaacatttcacgtgaaatgaacAAGTGGGATAGAACCTGGAcctggcaaatgccgcgccgcagcCCAGGTTGTCGCGCCGCGCCAACatgcgtggcctggtacctggtctgtttcacttgttcaagacttagccaaattcaaacaaacgcaaaacacaaaccgtaaacacttaaaatgcgtatcttatatcgttggaaagctcttttgacaaggaacacaactaaatatgtttcatcaaacaaaaacatcatttgcaataaccgatttctcgtcatgtgatcattaaTAGTCCATCTCCAAAGTTTCAAatttacaaaatgcattttaagtttcgggaatccaattcgcacatatgatatgccgttttgaaggtaatgaatcaTACATTGCAACcatacacttacaattaacatttcatggcattcaagcatcaaaaagtccatctcaagaactatcaaacccaaatcaagaatcacaaaatcattaatcatgtttttgaagttttacaaatcaacctacacatcaaaatgaagctagtgatactagtaacacaattaaaacatgaacttaaacaatttaacaacattaactcatccaaaatcaaagattaagcaaacacattttcaagttcatgctagttactccaaaacaacaattcgagcatacaaatcatatattcatgttagacttgagccatagacactaattaacacttttataattcaaaaacatcaagaacacaaaatctagtgattttagaaagttacccaaatgagatgaaattggtatcaagttgtataggatgaagagaggattctaaatatgtaatttgttttgatgttagcctctaaaatcgaatttagatgatgaattaaggattgggaAGTTGAGAGAAAATTGTGAAAGTGTtgaagaaaaaggaaaatgaaatggaaaatgaaagaaagaggtgggtgttgaccactttgacctagtcaaaggtttggtcttttggcaagtctagtccctctagtttataagcgggtgcgtgaattagccgaacgaatattttgaattacacgggagtgcgggagacgttataatcccataacgaaaatattaaggatgttagttaacggaggatacgaatctagatacgaaggacattattaaaataaaaagacgggcgttaaaataatttaacagaaaaatgcgggatgttacattacccacaccttaaaagaaatttcatcccgaaatttagttggaagtaatagttaatgtctcttactcgagacctagtgttgttaactctacgaatgagtgaaggtactttcttgggtattccacgaatctggatagtcggggtgttacgtagtattaaggtttggtttcacgatccataatttcaaccggtctttctacgaagagaaGTTTGTGATCAACAGTAAgcttatctaggagagtagcacgtccCTGTTCCGCAgggcacgtctctaagtttgttacatggagtgTAGGGTGATCGGATACTTAATGGAGtctgaagttctaaacggtagggagcggttccaatacgccccaagatttcgaaaggatcaatattgcggatgtaACTTTCCTCGATtttttcgaaacggattacacctttccagggtgcggtttcccaatattacgcggttacacactgggatttcgtgaggttttcatctaatatTGGTATGATTCTTTTGGCCACtatgggtcgtctcgagcccttctcggacttgaacgatcttgaCTGTTGTTTCTTGCatgagttcggattcggtgatttgcttgccacatgctttggtccaacgaataggggtatgacatttgcggtcatatagggtttcgggagTGCAgctttaatacacgaatggtaactaccGTAGTAAGAGGAATCAACTAAAAGCAAAAATACGAGTTGGTAACCTTTCTCTCCAAGATTTGAATCGTGTGTTTGCTtgttccgtcagtttgtggatgatacgcggtactcatgtttaaacgtatcCCTAAGGctccttgtaacactagaagtgaaacgagtatttcgatccgaggtagttgataatggtacaccgtgttggagtagaatttcttaagatatgctcgaacaagttagttagggttcggaaATGTTCGTTATGACTATTCACCCTTATGGCGAATACCAgtgtaacgtgaagagtctctccctccatggagaatttagaataaaagatttccttatacgaaagtacgagcgaaaaggataggagtgaaatgaggacttagaacaggatgagtttataccttgaggtagccatatcgcgcatctagtggtccaATGTTGAGActgggtgggaaacgagatagtacatgtagttgtatagttcggggttgagtagtagttgtccgtatcaggagcatgaggatgataagtcaaagagaaaggaagtatccttggattgtatggtatcttgggtcccagtaatatcagacggtcatagtgaaataacagtgttatgtaacgtggtacgtggtgatgagaagattgatcggatccataattaagtattccaatcgttcgtgcaaaaataacgaatttcagtttccttgatttcgagtcgagagagtatgcctttcgggcgttcaag
This genomic window from Rutidosis leptorrhynchoides isolate AG116_Rl617_1_P2 chromosome 2, CSIRO_AGI_Rlap_v1, whole genome shotgun sequence contains:
- the LOC139893366 gene encoding uncharacterized protein — encoded protein: MQFFGGSEISPSPPVPTLAPGNNAHMIYVFNRNGVCLLYREWNRPLRTLDSNQDHKLMFGLLFSLKSLTAKMDPSSGDKGNLGVPQLPGQGCSFHSFRTNTYKLSFMESPSGIKIILVTHPKASDLRESLKYIYSLYVEYVVKNPLYTPGTPIRSELFNTTLDQYVRGLG